In the Lates calcarifer isolate ASB-BC8 linkage group LG16_LG22, TLL_Latcal_v3, whole genome shotgun sequence genome, ATGGAGATTATCGCTTTAGCTATAATCCTACAATCCTGAGCTGAATCAGTAGTCGCCACTGTTTATCAGAATGTCAATATCAATAAACcagaatgaaaaaatgtcaatgttcCTCAGGCACTGTGCTCCAAACACTGGACAACAGGTGCTGAGTGCACAAAGGAGAATGACAGTAAATTAGAGCTATGTCTACAGGATGTGTTGTCTTTATAAAAACAGCCTAAACGCAAACCTTTAGCTTTGCCAAGGATGACTATAACAAGGTGTGGCAGTCATTAAGGCAAAATGATACCAGAGTGTATGAGTTGGCTGCTCACTATTTGTTGTATTCCTGGCAGTGCACCACACTGGTGAGCAAAGGTAATACTCAGACCAGCCGAACCACGACTGGACTTACCTGGCAAGAGCTGCGATATTCCCTAGTGTGTAGAAGATGGCAAAAAGCTTGATTCCAGTATGCGGAATGAACAATAATGCTGACCCCTGTCAAAATGACAAGACAATCTGTCAGCAACGCAGTATGTCAATGCATTTTAACTGAGGAGTataagacaaaagaaaacagtctTACCAAGAAGATAAATGAATCCTGGACATAAATAAGATTGAAGGCAAAGTTTTTGGTCATGttttgatgttaaaaaaaaggacataATTGGCTCCCCCTAGTGATAAAACACCACAAGGCCTTGTCAAAGAATCACAGCCATCATTATATTATAATCAAACATGTGCCCTGTTTGGATAACTCTCCGAGAGGAAGTGTGGTGACACACAATCTAAGCGGAGTATTTCACCATGGAACAGTTGAGATTTAGAGATCACGTTATGAATAAAGCTTTTAAGGAGATGCAGCAGCTATCATTTACTTGAACATTGTCATTTTCAGGGGTGTTAGGACATTTGAATAACCTGCAAAACAAATTCTGAATGTTGCTTAGGGGTTAATGCGCCAACCATGAACAAGAAAAGAGTATCCAGATAGAAGgtaagtatttttttaaatgcatgaatGGAGGAAACATTAAGACACTGAGAATCATGAAGATTATGTGCTGTTTAGTTGATGGATGCGTGAAGATCTCCCAACTGTGAGTTTGACCATCAAGCCTCCACAGAGAGGTTgtgttgtgtcagtgtgaatTATCACTATGCAGTGGCTTCAAAGTGTTATCAGTAGGTGCCACCTGTGACAAGGACTTCCTGTCATCTTAACTGCAAGACTACAAACTGAAACATTCAGTGACATAAAGCAACCTTTATGTGTTAATTAAGTACAAGTGACATGTGCCAATCACATTAAGTGCAAGAGGAAACAAATTTGTCTTGATGGCAATGGGGCTGAGCCATATTAACAACTTGGTTTACAAAGCCTACAAACCACAGATAGCACAGAAAAACTAACTTGGACCTTTGCTACCAGTGTTATAGACACTCTGCATTGTCAGCATTCCCAATGTCAATATAAAGTCAGACAGGACATAAaagctgcattttcattttcaattttaaagacagagacacactcacAAGTATTGAACACAGGATGCCTCCAGCAAAGCATATGACGAACCACTTCACCCTGGTACTGTAGCTGAGAGTGGTGGCATCAAGGACCTGGTGAGAACAATGGGAGGATGTCACAAGACAAACCTAATGACCTGCACAAAGACCCACAGGCTTCCTACTCATGATTTAACCAAGTTGGCTGGAGCCAAGCAGAAAACACCCAACTACAGCGTTAtcttaaaacacaaacacacacacagctcaggtctaagttacagatacagataaGTACTCGGCATACTGGAGTTAGGCAAATGACCTAATAAAACGAAACTGTGAAGTAGAATCTGCAATGAAATACACACGTGCAAGCAATTTTGACTCTAGTGAAACTTCATCTTTGTAACAAGTTTAAAAAGTACCATCACgtaacatacaaacacagggTTCAAACAGCAACTCACCTCATTTCCTTCTCATCAGGAACGCGTGCAAAAAGTGtaaataaacaagcaaatgCAATTAAGAAACTGCTGAAAGAGGAATATCATAGCTAGCTTTGAACGGGAGCgagaaaaaatacagatataAACACGTTCATGGAACTATTttgttagctaacgttagctaactgTCAAACCGTCGTAAACTGACATTACTTCAAACAGCTACTAGCTCactctgagaaaataaaagcacattaacattaacagcaggTATCTGAACAGCAACGCCGAGTCTCAGACAAGCAACGAAACTAACACACTGCtactttttattacattttagcAAGTGACACgacgttagcattagcagcgtACACTGTCATACAGTAGCTACCTGTGCAGTGAGACCcaattcttcattttcctcttggCCGCTTAGCACACGGCGAAGTTTGTCCATCGCTAGAAGCTAGCTGGTAAAATGGTTAGAAAACAGTGAAGCCCGACGTCTTCAAATAtagtttttactgtaaatgtacgATTTAAGTCTACAAGTTTTGCTCGTCGCAGTAACGACTCTGACTTCCTGAACGACACTTTCTTTCAGTGCTGGCTCAGAATCGGTTTGTACGCACCCACTGTTCCGCCGTAATACTGAAGAGGTATGTCAAACACTGACCGCAGATCAGCGTGTTAGAGGAACTTCACCAAGACGACTTCCTCGCAAATGTTGCTGCCTTTCAGTGCCGTCGGAAATAACGGTATTACAAAACTTAAATAAACAAAGAcctagaaaaaaaataaaaaaataatgatataaaattGCACCGTCTAATATATTGGGTGTAATTCACTGTTGGTGCCTtacaatatttaatttaattggaaacaactaaaacaacaaaagcttatttatttaaacaaaccAGGTAAATTtgttaataaatgataaataaataaatatagctTATATTAAGTGGCATCGCTGTCTAAAATACCAGCGTTTTCTTTCTTGATTTAGCCTGTTACCCTCTCTCACATACTTTACATTACTCCTTTTTTTCAAATCTATAATTTGACAACTGCTTTATGCGTCTTGCTTTTCTGTCGTTTTGTTGCCACCCAGTGGAGAGAAAGCGACATGGCAAGAAACAATTGGCACTGTCGGTACAGTATGGctacagtactttttttttcactgaaattgGTTGAATAATTCATAAGTGTTTTATGTCTGAATAAGGGGAAATGACAGAAAGGTTTGCAAATGCCTTGTTTTTTATCTGAGGCTTTCATCAGTCCTCTATATCCAAGTGCCATGATTTAAGAATGACAGTCTTCCAGCCTGAAATGTGGCATAAAATTTTGTGTGTCAAGGCTACATAATGTTGCCTTGTCTTTATCAACAACACAACTGGCGCCAAAGAAGATACAGCTATGGGAGGCTTTTGACTTTGGGTCACACTGTGCTCCTGAGGGACATAGTCATTCACTTGGCTTTTTATTTGTGTGCCACAACACAAAtctttcaatttcaatttcaattagTCTTAAATACACAGCACTTACCGACACAGGGGTGAGCAAACACAATCAAAAGGAAAGCgtatcactgaaaacacacaatcatAACAACATCCTTGCCAGTACAGGAGGATGCTGATGAATCTGAAAATCACTAAAGTTATTGTGCATCACCCCTCAAACGTTTTCAGACATAAACTACTACAGACATACAATGGACCATTAGAACTGAGCTATAAATGATCAAGTTCAACCAGTGCTGTCACAGTTAAGAGAAGGTATATTGTAGTTACATCACTTTGTTGAAGTCATTCATTATGTTAAAGTGGCTTCTCTGCATTGTTCCTGGGCAGTTTCCCTTGGAAGGTGGAAGCTAATAtctaaatatttttaagttATGAAGGAACGCATTAAGGTCTACAGTCACAATACTGACACAAAAGTAAGATATCAGTACACTGGAACATTCAAATATTATGTCCTAGAATGCTGTCTTTATTCAACATCTAAATCTCAAGCAGCCAATAGAGAAGAATGTATTACATCTACTTCCCTCACAGTCTTTAAAGTCAGTCAACTTTACTATGCTGCACCTCTCGTAAACCACATATATCAAAGTAAACTGTCCCATTATAGTACACATCTAACCATAGTCAGGATGGTCATCAAAAGTGTTTACTGTCAGATGTGCCCATGGAAATGTGTATATCACAGGATAACACCATAGATTATTTCCACTTCAAAACCCTCCTATACACTGATTTAATAAGGTCTCATCATGTCTaagcttttctttctgtgaggGAACAGTCATACAGTATAAataccaaaaaataaacagctgtttacaacGTTTGACTTCACCATCAGTTTCAACTGACTCAACTGAGAGTTTAAGGAAGATCCAAATATCTAAGTGCGCAGCATTCAGTGGACATCCAGGCTCCTCCGCGTTCAGACGTTTTCCAGGCAGCAGCAACGATGTGGACATCGCTGCCAGTGCTCTCGTTCCtatctgttttattcttctaTGGATACGAGCGCGCTTCGGGTTTCGTCTGCCCAATGATCTGCCGCTGTTTCTCCGACACAATCAGATGCAACAATGTGACAGAGGGATCTACTCTGACGATGGGTCACATCGATAGACTGTAAGTTCACACCACTGACATGACTTTACGAATCTAGTAAAGACTGCGAGATGGTGCGTGTATGATAGACACATTTACAAGCTGTGAAGTGAAGAACGGTTAATCCTGACTGATCGATGTTTGTTAATGTACGATGCTATAATTGACATAGAGAGAATTCATTTCTACCTGTTTCTTTGTGCAACTAACTGCTCTGATAAAGCCATTGCCAAGACTGTTCCGTGCGTATTTACGCATGGAGCGAGGATGCGCTTGAAACGCACTCGCTGTGAGACACGTTGAAATGTATTAACATTAAGGTTAAATGTAATACTGCTTAAGTGACTGAtgcagatttttacatttttgtcttaGGAGATAGCAGCATATTTGAAGAATGTGTGTTGATGCAATCGCTTTTGCGCACATACAGCACAAGTTATTTTGAGCGTGAAAACACTTCCACAGCCGGTATAACAGGCACTGACTGTACTGGGTCAATTTGTTGAAATGTTGTtcaagtttaaaataaaaaaatttgtCAAGTTGCCCTGACACGCGATTGTGCCTTACTGTACCTGACTGTGTTGGGGCTGTAATGATGACTCAAAGTGTAGCTTGCCACCTGTAAAGCAAGTTAAGTCTAATTAGGGGAACAAATCTCAGGTGTAGCCTTTGATCACCTGCTACATAGACAACTAGACtgcactttttaaaagaaagttgTTTCGCCAGCATAGTAACTGCTAGCCTTACTTTTCATTTCTGAACCTGTATCTTTACATCATGTTTTTAATTCCTAATAatttaacaattaatttatGGATATACCTGTAGtgcagactgaaaaacacaagcttCTCACTAATATttgatttttctatttttgattttctatttttgatttttctatCTACTAAATAGAGAAATATTTAGTAAAAGCACCACAGCATGCCACACTTGAGGGCTCTGCATGTGTGCTGCTTAATTACCTGTGAAGAACATGTCAAGTTGTTCTCACACAGTCAAGTACACAGTGCATCCCCTGAGACTATATGGTTCCTTTGCATCAGAACTCACTTTTAGAGCTCAAACACACTGTTACATACCTTGTAACAGTCTGTTTGAAGATTGGAAAATGGGGAATCTTGACCTCTCCTCTGGTAAATCACAGAA is a window encoding:
- the sft2d1 gene encoding vesicle transport protein SFT2A isoform X2 → MDKLRRVLSGQEENEELGLTAQVLDATTLSYSTRVKWFVICFAGGILCSILGSALLFIPHTGIKLFAIFYTLGNIAALASTCFLMGPLKQLKRMFEPTRLIATIVMLLCLILTLCAVFWWHKKGLAIIFCILQFLAMT